A genomic region of Phragmites australis chromosome 2, lpPhrAust1.1, whole genome shotgun sequence contains the following coding sequences:
- the LOC133909717 gene encoding uncharacterized protein LOC133909717 isoform X2, producing MSISPDSPWRGAAAFFRQPVNRTDELAAQSLIEAIYNYNVRCSISSNLPDIEYRSSDGEIDTMRHVFRWDKAPYEFVFQNGFEARRQDKGASDETYFNLERYVTSGGRPLDTRRDTTHAYVSTTISSSWYPSVNPGSVHLLYRYEIYAPGGIWVSQTLGNRYSYSAQDEVAFPAGIAPQYIRSAQIFELTNDSKYTRRRRVNTILYRNRNFNPNSHPARRLRIQSPVCHYMDENNQRRKLVIQEVPERQMSVDDANDEVNEYYTEGATDVDNYIDSAFRSTRKNEAYIFIKEENVVMNYGPATRDDKIISGLSEAMIFSGNLCARINFAPRTTRDRIIQGPKTIRQMFPFFKGTNFEKGIDAAFESTVTGEAYLFKGSEYALIDYSKLILIEIRAITDGFKCFSNCYLFARDIGAALASHVSKDAYLFKDNNYILFHFTPRETNHYIIGGPKEIVPRNWPSLKGILPRKNKALDIYESTQPNPVRDQDD from the exons ATGTCGATATCACCAGACTCGCCATGGCGAGGTGCTGCTGCATTCTTTCGTCAACCTGTGAACAGAACAGATGAACTTGCAGCTCAATCCCTAATAGAAGCAATCTACAATTATAATGTCAG GTGCTCGATTTCTTCAAATTTGCCTGACATTGAGTACAGAAGTAGTGACGGAGAAATAGATACCATGCGCCATGTGTTCCGATGGGATAAAGCCCCATATGAATTCGTGTTTCAAAATGGATTCGAAGCAAGGCGTCAAGACAAAGGCGCTTCAGATGAAACTTACTTCAATTTGGAGCGTTATGTAACTAGCGGCGGGAGGCCTCTGGACACTCGAAGGGACACAACTCATGCCTATGTTAGCACTACCATAAGTAGCTCCTGGTATCCCAGTGTCAACCCTGGCAGTGTACATCTCTTATACCGTTATGAGATATATGCTCCTGGAGGAATATGGGTTTCTCAAACATTGGGCAACAGATATAGCTACAGTGCTCAAGATGAGGTTGCCTTTCCTGCCGGCATTGCTCCTCAATATATTCGATCTGCGCAAATTTTCGAACTCACAAATGACAG CAAATATACAAGACGGAGAAGAGTGAATACCATTCTATACAGAAACAGGAATTTCAATCCTAATTCACATCCAGCGAGGAGGCTCAGAATACAGAGCCCAGTTTGCCATTACATGGATGAAAATAATCAGAGGAGGAAACTAGTAATTCAGGAAGTCCCAGAGCGACAGATGTCAGTGGACGATGCAAATGATGAGGTGAATGAGTATTATACAGAGGGAGCCACTGATGTTGACAACTACATCGACTCAGCATTTCGCTCTACACGGAAGAATGAAGCCTATATTTTCATCAAGGAAGAGAATGTTGTCATGAACTACGGTCCTGCAACAAGAGATGACAAAATAATCAGCGGCCTAAG TGAAGCAATGATCTTTTCTGGGAATCTTTGTGCAAGGATAAACTTTGCGCCACGGACCACTAGGGATCGGATTATACAAGGTCCTAAAACCATCAGGCAGATGTTTCCCTTCTTCAAAGGGACCAACTTTGAGAAGGGGATAGATGCTGCATTTGAATCCACTGTGACCGGGGAAGCCTACCTGTTCAAAGGCTCAGAGTATGCTCTCATCGACTACTCCAAGCTAATCCTGATCGAGATACGCGCCATAACGGATGGGTTCAAGTGCTTTAGCAACTGCTACTTGTTTGCAAGAGACATTGGAGCTGCCCTTGCTTCTCATGTGTCCAAAGACGCCTACCTGTTCAAGGATAACAACTATATTCTGTTTCACTTCACCCCTAGGGAAACGAATCACTATATCATTGGGGGCCCCAAGGAGATAGTTCCTAGAAACTGGCCCTCATTGAAGGGCATCCTGCCCCGCAAGAACAAGGCACTTGACATTTACGAGTCCACCCAACCAAACCCTGTGCGCGACCAGGACGACTAG
- the LOC133909717 gene encoding uncharacterized protein LOC133909717 isoform X3 has translation MRHVFRWDKAPYEFVFQNGFEARRQDKGASDETYFNLERYVTSGGRPLDTRRDTTHAYVSTTISSSWYPSVNPGSVHLLYRYEIYAPGGIWVSQTLGNRYSYSAQDEVAFPAGIAPQYIRSAQIFELTNDSKYTRRRRVNTILYRNRNFNPNSHPARRLRIQSPVCHYMDENNQRRKLVIQEVPERQMSVDDANDEVNEYYTEGATDVDNYIDSAFRSTRKNEAYIFIKEENVVMNYGPATRDDKIISGLRYIGNIFHSLVGTCFAEHGIDAAFGCHDNDGLFCARSEAMIFSGNLCARINFAPRTTRDRIIQGPKTIRQMFPFFKGTNFEKGIDAAFESTVTGEAYLFKGSEYALIDYSKLILIEIRAITDGFKCFSNCYLFARDIGAALASHVSKDAYLFKDNNYILFHFTPRETNHYIIGGPKEIVPRNWPSLKGILPRKNKALDIYESTQPNPVRDQDD, from the exons ATGCGCCATGTGTTCCGATGGGATAAAGCCCCATATGAATTCGTGTTTCAAAATGGATTCGAAGCAAGGCGTCAAGACAAAGGCGCTTCAGATGAAACTTACTTCAATTTGGAGCGTTATGTAACTAGCGGCGGGAGGCCTCTGGACACTCGAAGGGACACAACTCATGCCTATGTTAGCACTACCATAAGTAGCTCCTGGTATCCCAGTGTCAACCCTGGCAGTGTACATCTCTTATACCGTTATGAGATATATGCTCCTGGAGGAATATGGGTTTCTCAAACATTGGGCAACAGATATAGCTACAGTGCTCAAGATGAGGTTGCCTTTCCTGCCGGCATTGCTCCTCAATATATTCGATCTGCGCAAATTTTCGAACTCACAAATGACAG CAAATATACAAGACGGAGAAGAGTGAATACCATTCTATACAGAAACAGGAATTTCAATCCTAATTCACATCCAGCGAGGAGGCTCAGAATACAGAGCCCAGTTTGCCATTACATGGATGAAAATAATCAGAGGAGGAAACTAGTAATTCAGGAAGTCCCAGAGCGACAGATGTCAGTGGACGATGCAAATGATGAGGTGAATGAGTATTATACAGAGGGAGCCACTGATGTTGACAACTACATCGACTCAGCATTTCGCTCTACACGGAAGAATGAAGCCTATATTTTCATCAAGGAAGAGAATGTTGTCATGAACTACGGTCCTGCAACAAGAGATGACAAAATAATCAGCGGCCTAAGGTACATAGGCAATATTTTCCACTCTCTTGTGGGCACTTGTTTTGCCGAGCACGGGATAGATGCTGCTTTTGGTTGCCATGACAATGATGGGCTTTTCTGTGCTCGTAGTGAAGCAATGATCTTTTCTGGGAATCTTTGTGCAAGGATAAACTTTGCGCCACGGACCACTAGGGATCGGATTATACAAGGTCCTAAAACCATCAGGCAGATGTTTCCCTTCTTCAAAGGGACCAACTTTGAGAAGGGGATAGATGCTGCATTTGAATCCACTGTGACCGGGGAAGCCTACCTGTTCAAAGGCTCAGAGTATGCTCTCATCGACTACTCCAAGCTAATCCTGATCGAGATACGCGCCATAACGGATGGGTTCAAGTGCTTTAGCAACTGCTACTTGTTTGCAAGAGACATTGGAGCTGCCCTTGCTTCTCATGTGTCCAAAGACGCCTACCTGTTCAAGGATAACAACTATATTCTGTTTCACTTCACCCCTAGGGAAACGAATCACTATATCATTGGGGGCCCCAAGGAGATAGTTCCTAGAAACTGGCCCTCATTGAAGGGCATCCTGCCCCGCAAGAACAAGGCACTTGACATTTACGAGTCCACCCAACCAAACCCTGTGCGCGACCAGGACGACTAG
- the LOC133909717 gene encoding uncharacterized protein LOC133909717 isoform X1 produces MSISPDSPWRGAAAFFRQPVNRTDELAAQSLIEAIYNYNVRCSISSNLPDIEYRSSDGEIDTMRHVFRWDKAPYEFVFQNGFEARRQDKGASDETYFNLERYVTSGGRPLDTRRDTTHAYVSTTISSSWYPSVNPGSVHLLYRYEIYAPGGIWVSQTLGNRYSYSAQDEVAFPAGIAPQYIRSAQIFELTNDSKYTRRRRVNTILYRNRNFNPNSHPARRLRIQSPVCHYMDENNQRRKLVIQEVPERQMSVDDANDEVNEYYTEGATDVDNYIDSAFRSTRKNEAYIFIKEENVVMNYGPATRDDKIISGLRYIGNIFHSLVGTCFAEHGIDAAFGCHDNDGLFCARSEAMIFSGNLCARINFAPRTTRDRIIQGPKTIRQMFPFFKGTNFEKGIDAAFESTVTGEAYLFKGSEYALIDYSKLILIEIRAITDGFKCFSNCYLFARDIGAALASHVSKDAYLFKDNNYILFHFTPRETNHYIIGGPKEIVPRNWPSLKGILPRKNKALDIYESTQPNPVRDQDD; encoded by the exons ATGTCGATATCACCAGACTCGCCATGGCGAGGTGCTGCTGCATTCTTTCGTCAACCTGTGAACAGAACAGATGAACTTGCAGCTCAATCCCTAATAGAAGCAATCTACAATTATAATGTCAG GTGCTCGATTTCTTCAAATTTGCCTGACATTGAGTACAGAAGTAGTGACGGAGAAATAGATACCATGCGCCATGTGTTCCGATGGGATAAAGCCCCATATGAATTCGTGTTTCAAAATGGATTCGAAGCAAGGCGTCAAGACAAAGGCGCTTCAGATGAAACTTACTTCAATTTGGAGCGTTATGTAACTAGCGGCGGGAGGCCTCTGGACACTCGAAGGGACACAACTCATGCCTATGTTAGCACTACCATAAGTAGCTCCTGGTATCCCAGTGTCAACCCTGGCAGTGTACATCTCTTATACCGTTATGAGATATATGCTCCTGGAGGAATATGGGTTTCTCAAACATTGGGCAACAGATATAGCTACAGTGCTCAAGATGAGGTTGCCTTTCCTGCCGGCATTGCTCCTCAATATATTCGATCTGCGCAAATTTTCGAACTCACAAATGACAG CAAATATACAAGACGGAGAAGAGTGAATACCATTCTATACAGAAACAGGAATTTCAATCCTAATTCACATCCAGCGAGGAGGCTCAGAATACAGAGCCCAGTTTGCCATTACATGGATGAAAATAATCAGAGGAGGAAACTAGTAATTCAGGAAGTCCCAGAGCGACAGATGTCAGTGGACGATGCAAATGATGAGGTGAATGAGTATTATACAGAGGGAGCCACTGATGTTGACAACTACATCGACTCAGCATTTCGCTCTACACGGAAGAATGAAGCCTATATTTTCATCAAGGAAGAGAATGTTGTCATGAACTACGGTCCTGCAACAAGAGATGACAAAATAATCAGCGGCCTAAGGTACATAGGCAATATTTTCCACTCTCTTGTGGGCACTTGTTTTGCCGAGCACGGGATAGATGCTGCTTTTGGTTGCCATGACAATGATGGGCTTTTCTGTGCTCGTAGTGAAGCAATGATCTTTTCTGGGAATCTTTGTGCAAGGATAAACTTTGCGCCACGGACCACTAGGGATCGGATTATACAAGGTCCTAAAACCATCAGGCAGATGTTTCCCTTCTTCAAAGGGACCAACTTTGAGAAGGGGATAGATGCTGCATTTGAATCCACTGTGACCGGGGAAGCCTACCTGTTCAAAGGCTCAGAGTATGCTCTCATCGACTACTCCAAGCTAATCCTGATCGAGATACGCGCCATAACGGATGGGTTCAAGTGCTTTAGCAACTGCTACTTGTTTGCAAGAGACATTGGAGCTGCCCTTGCTTCTCATGTGTCCAAAGACGCCTACCTGTTCAAGGATAACAACTATATTCTGTTTCACTTCACCCCTAGGGAAACGAATCACTATATCATTGGGGGCCCCAAGGAGATAGTTCCTAGAAACTGGCCCTCATTGAAGGGCATCCTGCCCCGCAAGAACAAGGCACTTGACATTTACGAGTCCACCCAACCAAACCCTGTGCGCGACCAGGACGACTAG